The following proteins come from a genomic window of Irregularibacter muris:
- a CDS encoding ABC transporter permease — protein sequence MKAYIKYELFNSLGNFFTILFGIIFPILVSLLFYSIFGKQVPESEMALFTTQLFVTNLLVSPLAVVFIGFAALFSQEIEKEVTLRMSLFGYTEAKQMQAKFCAQAIMSTLLIIVYIAVVAPIIKVPMPTAFGLLVFVIGLCLLSFSLFLAAYGISLLLKKFSTTFGTVMSVYFLIMILSGMMGIQTHQLPKPIQSIAKLLPTTHMIEDIPKLWQQSQYNLMPMIQSMIFLLAVSIILYLLGIGSKKRKH from the coding sequence ATGAAAGCTTATATCAAGTATGAATTGTTCAATTCTTTAGGGAATTTTTTTACTATTCTATTTGGAATTATATTTCCTATCTTAGTATCCTTGTTATTTTACTCGATTTTTGGTAAACAAGTTCCAGAATCAGAAATGGCTCTTTTTACCACTCAATTGTTTGTGACCAATTTGTTAGTTTCCCCCCTTGCCGTTGTGTTTATTGGCTTTGCTGCATTATTCTCCCAAGAAATTGAAAAAGAAGTTACCCTTCGAATGTCTTTGTTTGGCTATACTGAAGCCAAGCAAATGCAAGCAAAATTTTGCGCTCAGGCAATTATGTCTACCCTCTTAATCATTGTATATATCGCGGTGGTAGCTCCAATTATAAAGGTGCCCATGCCGACGGCATTTGGATTATTGGTCTTTGTAATTGGCTTGTGTTTATTGTCTTTCAGCCTATTTTTAGCCGCATATGGGATTTCTTTACTGTTGAAAAAATTTAGTACGACTTTTGGGACTGTCATGTCGGTGTATTTTTTAATCATGATTTTATCAGGGATGATGGGTATCCAAACCCATCAATTGCCAAAACCCATTCAAAGCATTGCAAAGTTGTTGCCCACAACACATATGATTGAAGATATTCCAAAATTGTGGCAGCAATCCCAATACAATTTGATGCCCATGATTCAGTCCATGATTTTTTTACTGGCAGTTTCCATTATTCTTTACTTACTAGGAATTGGTTCCAAAAAACGAAAACATTAA
- a CDS encoding ABC transporter permease, which produces MIKLLRSDLYRFGKSRLFYGGITFTAFLAFFLTMIMRQDIRVGISVFGSITTFKGIEDILRLGIEYQKGLGILIAILISVLIGQEYQWKTWQHKWIINKSRTRIYLSKAILSSIMSVSIFLIFELIALFSSGQISNILTNEYVAMIICGTVLYATLGTFICLFSMLIRKNTTSIVVCLCYVLFSRTLWTIIRNLSNSFSSAAKIIELGIRHSIYGMTTIISTTSVSLDMVMSIVINSAIIMFITTMFGLIIFRKYEL; this is translated from the coding sequence ATGATTAAACTATTAAGAAGTGACCTTTATAGGTTTGGAAAAAGCAGGTTATTTTATGGAGGAATTACATTTACAGCTTTCCTTGCTTTTTTCTTGACGATGATTATGCGACAAGATATTCGAGTGGGAATCTCTGTCTTTGGGAGTATAACTACATTTAAGGGGATTGAGGATATTCTTCGCTTAGGTATAGAATACCAAAAGGGGCTAGGTATTTTAATTGCTATCTTAATCTCTGTACTGATTGGGCAAGAATATCAATGGAAGACATGGCAGCATAAATGGATTATCAATAAAAGCCGCACCCGTATCTATTTGTCAAAAGCTATTTTATCATCAATTATGTCTGTCAGCATTTTCTTAATATTTGAATTGATTGCTTTGTTTAGCTCAGGACAAATCAGTAACATACTGACCAATGAATACGTTGCAATGATAATTTGTGGCACTGTCCTATACGCTACCTTAGGAACATTTATTTGTCTATTTTCAATGTTGATAAGGAAGAATACCACATCAATCGTTGTTTGTCTATGCTATGTATTATTTAGTAGAACATTATGGACTATTATTAGAAATCTAAGCAATTCTTTTTCCAGTGCTGCAAAAATTATTGAATTAGGCATACGTCACTCTATCTATGGTATGACAACGATAATTTCTACAACATCAGTTTCATTAGATATGGTGATGAGTATTGTGATAAATTCAGCTATTATAATGTTCATAACTACCATGTTTGGACTGATTATTTTTAGAAAATATGAGTTATAA
- a CDS encoding ClbS/DfsB family four-helix bundle protein, protein MPRPATKTDLILVANQQFDKMWTLIDSMTMEEFNSSFHFGDDPKDKEAHWKRDKNLRDILVHLYEWHQLLIHWIVSNQSGHEVSFLPKPYNWRTYSDMNREFWAKHQNTLYEDAKRMLLKSHKEVLELIESFSNEALFEKQHFKWSGTTNIGSYCVSATSSHYNWAIKKIKRQIKKLRSHA, encoded by the coding sequence ATGCCGAGACCTGCAACAAAAACAGATTTAATCCTTGTGGCAAATCAACAATTTGATAAAATGTGGACACTTATTGACAGTATGACGATGGAGGAATTTAATTCGTCTTTTCATTTTGGTGATGACCCAAAGGATAAAGAGGCGCACTGGAAACGGGATAAAAATTTGCGGGATATTTTAGTTCACTTATATGAGTGGCATCAGCTTTTGATACATTGGATTGTATCCAATCAAAGTGGTCATGAGGTATCTTTTTTACCTAAGCCTTATAATTGGAGGACATACAGTGATATGAACAGGGAGTTTTGGGCGAAACACCAGAATACCCTATATGAAGATGCCAAGAGGATGCTTCTTAAAAGTCATAAAGAAGTGCTTGAACTTATCGAAAGTTTTTCTAATGAAGCGTTGTTTGAGAAGCAGCATTTTAAATGGAGTGGTACTACGAATATTGGTAGTTACTGTGTTAGTGCAACTTCTAGCCACTATAATTGGGCAATAAAGAAGATTAAAAGGCAAATAAAAAAACTGCGTTCTCATGCATAG
- a CDS encoding GyrI-like domain-containing protein translates to MAFDYKKEYKEFYMPSKRPSIIEIPSMNYLAVKGKGNPNEEDGEYAKAVGLLYSVAYTLRMSYKGNYKIDGFFEYVVPPLEGFWWQEGIQGADCSHKEKFYWISLIRLPDFIRKKDFTWAIAEVTRKKKTDFSKVEFFNYHEGLCVQCMHIGSYDDEGKTVEAMEKFAVENGYRVDITDDRYHHEIYLTDPRKSNIAKQKTVIRHPIKK, encoded by the coding sequence ATGGCTTTTGATTATAAAAAGGAGTATAAGGAATTTTATATGCCGTCAAAAAGACCCAGTATTATAGAAATACCATCCATGAATTATCTTGCTGTAAAAGGGAAAGGGAATCCAAACGAGGAAGACGGTGAATACGCCAAGGCAGTAGGTTTATTGTACTCTGTGGCTTATACTCTTAGAATGAGCTATAAAGGCAACTACAAAATTGACGGATTTTTTGAATATGTCGTTCCACCTTTAGAAGGGTTTTGGTGGCAAGAGGGTATTCAAGGGGCTGATTGTTCTCATAAGGAGAAGTTTTACTGGATTTCATTAATCCGCTTACCTGATTTCATAAGAAAAAAAGATTTTACGTGGGCGATCGCAGAGGTGACTAGAAAAAAGAAAACAGATTTTTCTAAGGTGGAATTTTTCAATTATCATGAAGGCTTGTGTGTACAATGCATGCATATTGGTTCTTATGATGATGAAGGGAAGACTGTTGAGGCAATGGAAAAATTTGCAGTAGAGAATGGATATAGGGTAGACATCACGGATGATAGGTATCACCACGAAATATATTTGACGGATCCACGAAAAAGCAATATCGCCAAACAAAAGACCGTGATACGACACCCAATTAAAAAATAA
- a CDS encoding ABC transporter ATP-binding protein, translating to MNNYILTAENIKMRYDKNSILKDLSIYVKHGEIYGLIGKNGSGKTTLLRILTGLIQNFGGAVSIAKINGYECRLAVVINDPSLFLNMNAFENMKAQANLLGLHDDSQIIKVLKTVGLTNTNNKPVNSFSLGMTQRLKLAMALLQNPDILILDEPMNGLDPSGIAELRELLLHLNEKGMTILISSHILSELEQMATNIGILHEGKILKELAIHDAIQNEISLEKLYIQYTREGRTND from the coding sequence TTGAACAATTACATTTTAACAGCAGAGAATATAAAAATGAGATACGATAAAAATTCTATTTTGAAAGATCTTTCTATCTATGTAAAACATGGTGAAATTTACGGACTTATTGGGAAAAACGGCTCTGGGAAAACAACTTTGCTTCGTATCCTAACTGGGCTAATTCAGAATTTTGGAGGAGCTGTTTCTATAGCAAAAATAAATGGATATGAATGTCGATTAGCTGTGGTAATCAATGATCCATCACTTTTCCTAAATATGAATGCTTTTGAAAACATGAAAGCACAGGCAAATTTACTTGGTCTACATGATGACAGTCAAATTATAAAAGTGTTGAAAACTGTAGGTCTGACAAATACCAATAATAAACCTGTAAATAGCTTTTCTCTTGGTATGACGCAACGGCTGAAACTTGCAATGGCATTACTGCAAAATCCAGATATCCTTATTTTGGACGAACCGATGAATGGACTTGATCCTAGTGGGATTGCAGAGCTACGTGAATTATTACTACATTTAAATGAAAAGGGTATGACAATATTAATATCCAGCCATATTTTAAGTGAACTAGAGCAAATGGCAACCAATATTGGGATTCTACATGAAGGCAAAATTCTAAAGGAGTTAGCTATTCATGATGCTATTCAAAATGAGATTTCGTTGGAAAAACTGTATATCCAATATACAAGAGAGGGGCGGACAAATGATTAA
- a CDS encoding zf-HC2 domain-containing protein, protein MKASCEIIKDLLPLYHDEVCSNDSKTMIEEHLKDCDSCKAELQAMDEEFLINNKDQNLKEAEAVKKLSRKWKKGMLKSLIKGILSTLLVIAAIALVLYLFMDIRVS, encoded by the coding sequence ATGAAAGCATCTTGCGAAATAATAAAGGATTTGCTCCCATTGTATCATGATGAAGTATGCAGTAATGACAGTAAAACGATGATTGAGGAACACTTGAAAGACTGTGATAGTTGTAAGGCTGAGCTACAAGCAATGGATGAAGAATTCTTAATAAATAACAAGGACCAAAATTTGAAAGAAGCTGAGGCAGTAAAGAAATTATCAAGGAAGTGGAAAAAAGGCATGTTAAAATCACTGATTAAAGGCATCTTAAGCACACTATTAGTAATTGCTGCCATTGCACTCGTTCTCTATTTGTTTATGGATATAAGAGTTTCATAA
- a CDS encoding Fic family protein: protein MQYITVKQASERWGISDRRVRVLCVEGRIQGVVRKGRSYLIPKDTLKPIDGRSLRGKKIPEQYAVLFMSIDEMKAELDRRHPLTSGELKRLQDEFLVEFTYNSNAIEGNTLTLQETALALEGVTIDQKPLKDHLEAVGHRDAFLYVRLLFRDKVPISERVICEIHSLVLMNRPEDKGVYRRIPVKIIGAHHQPPQPYLVPVQMEQLIADLSHDNRHAIEMAALFHLNFEGIHPFIDGNGRTGRLILNLMLMQAGYPPIDVKFADRRKYYACFDSYYQDNDPSSMVNMVGQYVKERLSQYLSLLQN from the coding sequence ATGCAATACATCACTGTAAAACAGGCTTCGGAGCGGTGGGGCATATCTGATCGACGCGTTCGCGTACTTTGTGTGGAGGGACGAATACAGGGGGTCGTCCGTAAGGGACGTTCCTATCTTATTCCAAAGGATACTTTAAAGCCCATCGACGGACGCAGTTTACGTGGCAAAAAGATTCCAGAACAATACGCTGTACTTTTCATGTCTATTGATGAGATGAAGGCGGAGCTTGACCGCCGGCACCCTTTGACCAGCGGAGAGTTAAAACGACTGCAGGATGAATTTCTCGTGGAGTTCACCTACAACTCAAATGCCATCGAAGGCAACACGCTCACGCTGCAGGAGACTGCGCTTGCCTTGGAGGGCGTGACAATTGACCAGAAGCCGCTCAAAGATCATTTGGAAGCGGTAGGACACCGTGACGCTTTTCTTTATGTCAGGTTACTCTTCAGGGATAAAGTTCCGATTTCGGAACGGGTAATTTGTGAAATCCACTCCCTTGTCTTGATGAACAGGCCGGAAGACAAAGGCGTGTACCGCAGAATTCCAGTAAAAATTATAGGGGCCCACCACCAACCTCCACAGCCTTATCTTGTTCCAGTTCAGATGGAACAGCTGATTGCGGATCTGTCCCATGATAATCGACATGCTATAGAAATGGCGGCGCTATTCCATTTGAATTTTGAGGGAATCCATCCATTCATTGATGGCAATGGACGCACTGGGCGCCTTATATTAAACCTGATGCTGATGCAGGCAGGCTACCCGCCCATTGACGTGAAATTTGCCGATCGGAGAAAATACTATGCCTGCTTTGACAGCTATTATCAGGATAATGACCCGTCGTCCATGGTAAATATGGTCGGCCAGTATGTAAAAGAAAGACTTTCGCAGTACTTGAGTCTATTGCAGAATTAA
- a CDS encoding response regulator transcription factor encodes MVRIMYLEDEETIREVVSEYLSLKNYQVDIAIDGKEALQFIDKQTYDLAILDIMVPFVSGLEVLDALRKKQSNCATIMLTALGDESSQIEAFNRYADDYMIKPFSPILLLKRIEAILRRTKNGKVKSEGLDIKSENFQVYYNQLPLHLTVTEFLIFEALYKHPQRVYTREQLLEIIAPDDFMVSDRVIDAHIKNLRKKLPKDMIKTIIGIGYCYEETENEHYS; translated from the coding sequence ATGGTTCGAATCATGTATTTAGAGGACGAAGAGACAATTCGTGAAGTTGTTAGCGAATATTTATCACTCAAAAATTATCAAGTAGATATAGCCATTGATGGCAAAGAAGCTCTTCAATTCATTGATAAGCAAACTTATGATCTTGCTATTTTGGATATCATGGTACCCTTTGTTTCAGGTCTTGAAGTGTTGGATGCATTAAGAAAGAAGCAGTCGAATTGCGCCACGATTATGCTGACAGCATTGGGAGACGAAAGTAGTCAGATAGAAGCCTTTAATCGTTACGCAGACGACTATATGATTAAACCCTTCTCACCAATTCTATTGTTAAAGCGAATAGAAGCCATCCTGAGAAGAACGAAAAATGGCAAAGTGAAGTCAGAGGGTTTAGATATAAAAAGCGAAAATTTTCAAGTGTATTATAATCAACTGCCGCTACATCTAACGGTCACTGAATTTTTGATTTTTGAGGCCTTGTATAAGCATCCTCAGCGAGTATATACTCGGGAGCAATTACTTGAAATTATTGCACCGGATGATTTTATGGTAAGTGACCGCGTGATTGATGCCCATATCAAAAATTTGCGTAAAAAACTTCCGAAAGACATGATCAAAACAATTATTGGCATCGGTTATTGCTATGAGGAGACTGAAAATGAGCATTACTCGTAA
- a CDS encoding RNA polymerase sigma factor: MADFSEIYLEYFSDVYKYVLSLCMDEALSEEITQDTFFKAMQSIDKFNGSCTLYVWLCQIAKNAYFTHYKKKKRMISDLGIDRPNTLYNLESDYLDKDTAKRLHIELHNLREPYKEVFTLRVFGELPFSQIGDLFAKTDSWARLIFYRAKKHLQEVIK; encoded by the coding sequence GTGGCAGATTTCAGTGAAATATATTTGGAGTACTTTTCCGATGTATATAAATATGTGCTATCTCTTTGTATGGATGAGGCTTTGTCAGAAGAAATAACCCAAGATACCTTTTTTAAGGCAATGCAGAGTATAGATAAATTCAATGGGTCTTGCACATTGTATGTCTGGCTTTGTCAAATAGCAAAAAATGCTTATTTTACGCACTATAAAAAGAAAAAGCGCATGATATCAGACTTAGGTATAGACAGACCTAACACGTTATACAATTTGGAAAGTGATTATCTTGACAAAGATACGGCGAAACGACTACATATTGAGTTGCATAACCTGAGAGAGCCATACAAAGAGGTTTTTACTTTACGAGTGTTTGGAGAGCTGCCATTCTCACAAATTGGAGATTTATTTGCGAAAACTGACAGTTGGGCAAGACTAATTTTTTACAGGGCAAAAAAGCATTTACAGGAGGTGATAAAATGA
- a CDS encoding ATP-binding cassette domain-containing protein translates to MITIEDLKVVYGSTVALDIREPIKILPTDRIGIIGSNGAGKTTLIKACLGLTKYQGKIISDVKPEQMAVHMQFNEYVDTVSCKVILEAVLNTNVKDNEILKELIDFFDFEEHLKKKFKNLSGGQKQRFTLILVLMQDAPITFFDEVTTGLDFETRRSLIQKILQWYDHKQSAILFVTHYYQELEQLTNKLMILHEGKVVAFDSHRILFEKYCGHSVVTFEATDALNLDGYRQLIAPENTVAIACDTQEEELALVEYLVHNEMNFKRSNQDIELLTMNVIGGKTR, encoded by the coding sequence ATGATAACAATTGAAGATTTAAAAGTCGTATATGGTTCAACGGTCGCTCTAGACATCCGAGAACCCATTAAGATTTTACCAACAGATAGAATAGGAATTATCGGATCAAACGGTGCAGGAAAGACCACACTGATTAAAGCTTGCCTGGGTTTGACGAAGTACCAGGGGAAAATCATTTCCGATGTGAAGCCGGAACAAATGGCTGTGCACATGCAGTTCAATGAGTATGTCGACACCGTGAGCTGTAAAGTGATTTTAGAAGCCGTATTGAATACCAATGTCAAAGACAATGAGATCCTAAAGGAATTAATTGATTTCTTTGATTTTGAAGAACACTTGAAGAAAAAATTTAAAAATTTGTCCGGTGGACAAAAACAACGCTTTACCCTAATTTTGGTGTTAATGCAGGATGCACCCATTACCTTTTTCGATGAAGTGACTACAGGCTTAGATTTTGAAACACGGCGCTCATTGATTCAAAAAATTCTGCAATGGTATGATCACAAGCAGTCTGCCATCCTTTTTGTAACGCACTACTATCAAGAATTAGAACAATTGACCAATAAATTAATGATCCTCCATGAAGGAAAAGTGGTTGCTTTTGATTCTCATCGTATATTATTTGAAAAATATTGCGGTCATTCTGTAGTAACCTTTGAAGCAACAGATGCACTGAACTTGGATGGTTATCGCCAATTAATCGCACCGGAGAATACCGTTGCCATTGCTTGTGATACGCAAGAAGAAGAGCTGGCATTAGTAGAATATTTGGTTCACAATGAAATGAATTTTAAAAGAAGCAATCAAGATATTGAATTATTGACGATGAATGTGATTGGAGGAAAAACAAGATGA
- a CDS encoding DUF6179 domain-containing protein: MTNIDRIHLIDRSKLSGKNYFASLIEQGRFYALLSDTEIERIQIESLTLLAKQTELFNHGASSSIPIEKAQDLLASILYTLGVQLKSYASPEDAIDRLKTENLDRLFYLGLKKINRKILIAKQTHLRLKRCLFKTKNVFYRLTAVDGINGFFKVYHPKFSAQEIHITADYPTFNGVDDLDGIEFIEKYLQNLTHENRFCSYFSEIAVHHLLCGLDEDYQKILLNVYEPVLIASLGCILTHHAGRDLNLNHKDIHTLANLFSGKDTDEVEQLIKNALDKLIAELGCSSDLSNYLRNSITKIAVSIKNAAHHNCLDKVFLIPFSPEDHQKILLSYGQRMDDKSYTAILHHLLQCNSADEKAEIICNRISSFGDLLEILQDADLMQEELLNIFRKIPSAVIAALIKRYPNEDFLYDESELKIYYALQTFKNLLPEEVRLQLEEAAKVIHFEIE; the protein is encoded by the coding sequence ATGACGAATATTGATCGAATACATTTAATTGACAGGTCTAAATTGAGCGGGAAAAATTATTTTGCTTCATTAATTGAACAGGGAAGATTTTACGCATTGCTCTCAGACACAGAGATAGAGCGTATACAAATTGAAAGTCTAACACTATTGGCCAAGCAGACAGAACTTTTTAATCATGGTGCCAGCAGTTCCATACCAATAGAAAAAGCACAGGACTTATTAGCATCTATCTTATATACATTGGGGGTTCAGTTGAAATCCTATGCTTCTCCTGAAGATGCGATTGATAGGTTAAAAACTGAGAATTTAGATCGCTTATTCTATCTGGGGTTAAAAAAAATCAACCGGAAGATTCTGATTGCGAAACAGACACATTTGCGGCTGAAAAGATGCTTATTTAAAACGAAAAATGTGTTTTATCGTTTAACGGCAGTGGATGGGATTAATGGCTTTTTTAAGGTATATCATCCAAAGTTTTCTGCACAAGAAATTCATATTACAGCAGATTATCCAACCTTCAACGGCGTGGATGATCTTGATGGGATAGAGTTCATAGAAAAGTATTTGCAAAACCTTACCCATGAAAACAGGTTTTGCTCATATTTCTCCGAAATTGCAGTCCATCACCTGCTTTGTGGACTGGATGAAGACTATCAAAAAATTTTGTTGAATGTCTATGAGCCTGTATTAATCGCTTCTCTTGGATGCATTTTAACTCATCATGCAGGACGTGATTTGAATCTAAATCACAAGGATATCCACACTTTAGCGAATCTGTTTTCTGGCAAAGACACCGATGAAGTTGAGCAATTGATAAAAAATGCATTGGACAAATTAATAGCTGAACTGGGTTGTTCCTCTGACTTGAGTAATTATTTAAGAAACAGTATTACAAAAATTGCGGTATCTATCAAAAATGCAGCACATCATAATTGTTTGGACAAGGTGTTCTTGATTCCCTTCTCCCCAGAAGATCATCAAAAAATCCTGTTATCCTATGGACAACGAATGGATGACAAATCCTATACGGCAATACTTCACCATCTTCTTCAGTGTAATAGCGCTGATGAAAAAGCAGAAATCATCTGTAATAGAATTTCTTCCTTTGGTGATTTGCTGGAAATTTTGCAGGATGCGGATTTGATGCAGGAGGAACTCCTTAATATTTTTCGAAAGATTCCCTCTGCAGTAATAGCCGCATTGATCAAGCGATATCCCAATGAGGATTTTTTGTATGATGAGAGTGAATTAAAAATATACTATGCATTGCAAACATTTAAGAATTTGTTGCCAGAAGAGGTCAGGTTACAGCTTGAAGAAGCAGCAAAAGTGATCCACTTTGAAATAGAATAG
- a CDS encoding HAMP domain-containing sensor histidine kinase has translation MSITRKTVIFTGLTTLLIGTLIISYFIWMLPGLYVRYKSDNYLHTVEEVHRRFMEGKTFDDGYQLSDLFYLVSLKLPKEDETIQVSSPNFSMDVVLEAPELKQLYRDIRKVFQQFDEEEIDEGMDFNDVDFEPIRELFQKTFQPINQEIYQIENFQGYPFEVIEGVGSREFRMTADDILITGETAEQNANHYTNYFVFKEVDETIYVTMASTMTPKLNELLPIVTQSIPMILSVLVLSSFLIAKWFSRKLAQPIEMLANQAMTREKTTTQVFNQPNKGDEFEILENALNQMHEELQENLSQLHDQNQQLERMHLKQGLLLANASHQLKTPIAASSLLLEGMIHQVGKFKDTDRYLPEVRKEIKKMQSIIDRLMMVFEEQQQVAQIQRIDIDHLIQRILLNYQCKISERQLTQEKQLTSIVIETDGEMFTSILENLIQNAVKYTPKGKGISIELTKNQFTLISQGAKIDQHLLAHIREPFVRDTKEEEAGTGLGLYLVDMFAEILGMRWNICNTESGVQVTVEWRNEQ, from the coding sequence ATGAGCATTACTCGTAAAACAGTGATTTTTACAGGTCTAACAACTTTATTGATTGGAACATTGATCATTAGCTATTTTATATGGATGCTGCCTGGATTATATGTTCGCTATAAGTCTGATAACTATTTACATACCGTAGAGGAAGTCCATCGTAGATTTATGGAAGGAAAAACATTCGATGATGGTTATCAATTATCCGACTTGTTTTATTTGGTTAGCTTAAAACTCCCGAAGGAAGATGAGACCATTCAAGTTTCTTCACCTAATTTTTCAATGGATGTTGTGCTGGAAGCACCGGAACTCAAACAACTTTATCGAGACATTCGGAAAGTTTTTCAACAATTTGATGAAGAAGAAATTGATGAAGGAATGGATTTTAACGATGTTGATTTTGAACCAATTCGTGAATTGTTTCAGAAGACCTTTCAACCCATTAACCAGGAAATTTATCAGATTGAAAATTTTCAAGGGTATCCATTTGAAGTAATCGAAGGTGTTGGCAGCCGAGAGTTTCGTATGACAGCTGACGACATTCTCATTACAGGGGAGACGGCAGAGCAAAATGCCAATCATTATACAAACTATTTTGTCTTTAAAGAAGTGGATGAAACTATTTATGTGACCATGGCTTCCACCATGACACCTAAATTGAATGAATTGCTTCCAATTGTGACACAAAGTATCCCTATGATATTGTCTGTATTGGTTTTGTCGTCGTTTTTAATTGCCAAGTGGTTCAGCCGCAAACTGGCGCAACCCATCGAAATGTTAGCCAACCAAGCCATGACACGCGAGAAGACGACAACACAAGTATTCAACCAACCCAATAAAGGGGATGAATTTGAGATTTTAGAAAATGCGTTAAATCAAATGCATGAAGAGCTGCAGGAAAATTTGTCCCAGCTACATGACCAGAACCAACAGTTGGAACGGATGCATCTAAAACAGGGGTTACTTTTAGCAAACGCTTCCCATCAATTAAAAACTCCTATTGCCGCGTCATCATTGCTGCTTGAAGGGATGATTCATCAAGTAGGTAAATTTAAAGATACAGATAGATATTTACCGGAAGTTCGAAAAGAAATCAAAAAAATGCAGTCCATTATTGACCGTTTAATGATGGTTTTTGAAGAACAGCAACAAGTAGCGCAGATTCAAAGAATTGATATTGATCACCTAATTCAAAGAATTTTATTGAATTACCAATGCAAAATATCCGAAAGACAATTAACCCAAGAAAAACAGCTGACATCCATTGTTATTGAAACAGACGGAGAAATGTTTACATCAATTCTAGAAAATTTGATTCAAAATGCAGTGAAGTATACACCAAAGGGAAAAGGAATTTCCATTGAATTAACTAAAAATCAATTCACTTTAATAAGCCAAGGAGCAAAAATTGACCAACATCTGCTGGCTCATATTCGTGAACCTTTTGTTCGGGATACAAAAGAAGAAGAGGCTGGAACAGGATTGGGATTGTATTTGGTAGATATGTTTGCCGAAATACTCGGAATGAGGTGGAACATTTGCAATACCGAGAGTGGTGTACAGGTGACAGTAGAATGGAGGAATGAACAATGA
- a CDS encoding helix-turn-helix transcriptional regulator, translating into MKIDRLFEMIYLLMDKKKMTAVELAEHFEVSKRTILRDIDALSMAGIPVYTIRGKGGGISIMDSFVLNKAILSEDDKNQILFALQSLSVANTLDTKRILSKLKVLFGKTDTNWIEIDFSRWGNSDSDKHKLAILKNAILGKQAISFRYVSSYSEESERRVYPLKLVFKSKAWYLQGFCTTRQDYRTFRINRILNITETDESFAENNYTPPPIQTPQIPLDSLITLTLIFSPQIAYRVYDEFDESCIEKCDNGWLRVTAQIPEDNWLYGFLRSYREDVCIISPKHLKEKFEKENKT; encoded by the coding sequence ATGAAAATAGATCGACTATTCGAGATGATATATCTTTTAATGGACAAAAAGAAAATGACGGCAGTAGAACTTGCTGAGCATTTTGAGGTTTCAAAAAGAACCATTCTTCGAGATATTGATGCCCTGTCAATGGCTGGAATCCCTGTTTATACTATACGAGGCAAGGGCGGCGGTATTTCAATTATGGATAGCTTTGTCCTAAATAAAGCTATTCTCAGTGAAGATGATAAAAATCAGATTCTCTTTGCACTTCAAAGCTTATCAGTTGCAAATACTCTTGATACAAAGCGTATCCTGAGTAAGTTAAAAGTCCTTTTCGGTAAGACGGATACCAACTGGATCGAGATTGATTTTTCACGCTGGGGGAACAGCGACTCAGATAAGCATAAGCTTGCCATTTTAAAAAATGCTATTCTAGGAAAACAAGCTATTTCTTTTCGGTATGTTAGTTCTTATAGCGAAGAAAGCGAACGGAGAGTATATCCCCTTAAACTGGTATTTAAATCAAAAGCGTGGTACCTTCAGGGATTTTGCACTACAAGACAGGACTATCGGACATTCAGGATCAACCGCATATTAAATATAACTGAAACAGATGAGAGCTTTGCCGAAAACAATTACACTCCTCCGCCCATCCAAACGCCTCAGATACCTTTAGATTCACTTATAACCCTCACGCTTATTTTTTCACCACAGATTGCTTATCGCGTTTATGATGAATTTGATGAAAGCTGTATTGAAAAGTGCGACAATGGTTGGCTTCGTGTAACTGCACAGATTCCTGAAGATAACTGGCTATATGGTTTTTTAAGATCCTATAGGGAGGATGTTTGCATTATAAGTCCTAAACACTTAAAAGAAAAATTTGAAAAAGAGAATAAAACATGA